The genomic interval CTGGACGAGGCGACCTACACTCAGATCACCTACAGCTTGACCATGCACGCGGCGCGCACCTTGCTCGAGCAGAACCCCGAGGCGCGGTTCTGTTTCCTGTCCGGCTCGGGCGCGGACGGCAAGGCGATGTGGGCACGGGTGAAGAAACGCGCCGAGGACGATTTGCAAGCGCTCGGTTTCGCTGGCGTGGTGGTGTTTCGGCCAGCCTATATCCGCGGCCTCCATGGGGCGCAGGTCCGCGGCAAGCTCTACCGCTTCGCCTATGCCTTGCTCACTCCGCTGTCGCCAATGTTCCGAATCTTGGGTGGGGCCACCTCGAACGCGGAGGTCGGCCAGGCCATGGTGGTTGCGGTGCGCGAAAAGATGGATGGTGAGATTCTGGACTCGCGCGGGATCAACTCCGTGGCGGCGAGGTTTCCGGCGTGAGCTGAGGCGATCGGGACCGACCCAAGGCCTCGAAGCGAGGATCCCCATGGAGTGCATCGAGGCGCGGATCGAGGTGCAGGAAGACGAGCCAGGGGTCGCCCTTCGCGGCCGCACGCTCGAGCTCGGCGAAGGCACGATCGCTGTCGCCCAGACCGGCCCACAGGGTGGCGCGATAGAACGGGTCGGTGGCCTGGTCTCCGGTCAGAGCCTCGCGCTGGAGAGCCGCCAGCGCTGCCGATGGCTCCGGTGGCAAGAGCGCGGCTTGCGGATCACGCTCGCGGCGCGCCGCATCGACCACCCCCTCGACATCCCCGAGCATGAGAAGAGCGACCCGCACGCAAGTCTTTGCCCAGCCGTAGGCGGGATCGCGCTCGAGGGTGCGGCGGCACTCGTCGAGGCCTTCCTCGGGGCGATCGGCAAAGAGCAAGTACCAGCCGAGATCGGACATCACGCTCAAGGACACCGGATCGAGCTCGAGGGAACGGCGCACGGCCGCGATCGCCTCGTCGTGGCGCCCCAGGACCGACAAGGCACCGGCTTGCCAGTGGTAAGTCATGGCGGCATTGGGAGCGAGCTCGACGGCACGCGCGAAGTCGGTGGCCGCGCCTTCGGCATCGAAGTCGGCGTAGAGGCGGGCGAAGGCCCGCGAGGCCCACGCCGGCCCCAATCCGGGCTCGAGCTCGAGGGCCCGATCAGCCGCTCCTCGGGCCTCCCGGAAGGCGTCGACGACGCTCACTTCACCGCCGAAGGCCCGCAGGTTCCAGGCATCGGCGAGAGCTGTCCAGGCGGCGGCGAAGGCAGGATCCCGCTCGACCGCTTCGCCAAACGCCGCGATCGCCCGGCGATAGCCTTCCTCTGAGAAGCGATTCCACTCGAATCGGCCGCGCAGGAAAGCCTCGTAGGCGGCGGGATCGGTGGAGCGCTGGCCGGCCACGGTCGGCACAAGCTGGAGCGCCAGGGCGTCCGCCACCCGCGCCGAAACCTCTTCCTGGACTGCCAGCACATCGCCGAAAGGAC from Acidobacteriota bacterium carries:
- a CDS encoding winged helix-turn-helix domain-containing protein, whose translation is MDESTRLRFGVFDLDARSGELRRRGLRVRLHEKPLRVLLALLERPGELVEREELHRRLWPDNTFVDFDNNLNAAVKKLRDALGDAAESPRFVETVPRRGYRFVAPVRRSGEGARRLWRRWTWGGTALLAAAAVFAFGWALGRGQSASGPPSASVPEGRRLLVVLPFDNLDPDPGQEYFADSLTEEMITHLGRLAPQHLGVISRVSAMTYKGASKTVAEIADELAVGYVLEGSVRRSDDRLRVTAQLIETAGQTHLWAETYDRPFGDVLAVQEEVSARVADALALQLVPTVAGQRSTDPAAYEAFLRGRFEWNRFSEEGYRRAIAAFGEAVERDPAFAAAWTALADAWNLRAFGGEVSVVDAFREARGAADRALELEPGLGPAWASRAFARLYADFDAEGAATDFARAVELAPNAAMTYHWQAGALSVLGRHDEAIAAVRRSLELDPVSLSVMSDLGWYLLFADRPEEGLDECRRTLERDPAYGWAKTCVRVALLMLGDVEGVVDAARRERDPQAALLPPEPSAALAALQREALTGDQATDPFYRATLWAGLGDSDRAFAELERAAAKGDPWLVFLHLDPRLDALHGDPRFEALGRSRSPQLTPETSPPRS
- a CDS encoding NAD(P)H-binding protein gives rise to the protein MHVLISGATGFVGQGVLAEALNAPDVSAVTTLGRRPTGTEHAKLTELVVDDMGDLSSIADHLAEVDACFWCLGISSQGLDEATYTQITYSLTMHAARTLLEQNPEARFCFLSGSGADGKAMWARVKKRAEDDLQALGFAGVVVFRPAYIRGLHGAQVRGKLYRFAYALLTPLSPMFRILGGATSNAEVGQAMVVAVREKMDGEILDSRGINSVAARFPA